A single genomic interval of Candidatus Sysuiplasma acidicola harbors:
- a CDS encoding 3-oxoacyl-ACP reductase FabG, which produces MCAAAVGAKNARRTCAVVTGGSRGIGRAIALELAVKGVNVCVCFKSDEAAAGDSVAQAVKTGVDAFYFRADVSKETEVRSLFSAVEDRWGGAEILVNNAGIYERSSFTQMGFADWKRTIENDLDSIYLCCSAAVPYMKKNGFGRIINISSQLALKGSRHGAHYAAAKAGILGFTRSLAIELGGAGITVNAVLPGSVKTRILGRYSEEQLEEMARSIPAGRIGTAEDVAHTVAFLASREADYINGASINVSGGLLMY; this is translated from the coding sequence ATGTGCGCCGCAGCGGTGGGCGCGAAGAATGCCCGCAGGACATGCGCTGTTGTGACGGGCGGCTCGCGCGGCATAGGCAGGGCAATTGCGCTTGAGCTTGCGGTAAAGGGCGTGAATGTATGCGTGTGCTTCAAGTCAGATGAAGCTGCCGCAGGCGACTCAGTCGCGCAGGCAGTGAAGACAGGTGTGGACGCATTTTATTTCAGAGCAGACGTGTCGAAAGAGACGGAAGTCCGCTCCCTGTTCTCGGCTGTGGAAGACAGATGGGGCGGTGCCGAGATACTTGTCAACAACGCAGGCATATATGAGCGATCTTCGTTCACTCAGATGGGATTTGCGGACTGGAAAAGAACAATCGAAAACGATCTCGACAGCATATACCTCTGCTGCAGCGCCGCTGTTCCGTACATGAAAAAGAACGGATTCGGAAGAATCATAAACATTTCGTCGCAGCTTGCACTGAAAGGCTCGAGGCATGGAGCGCACTATGCAGCGGCAAAAGCCGGCATCCTCGGATTCACACGTTCTCTCGCAATCGAACTCGGCGGTGCGGGCATAACAGTAAATGCCGTTCTGCCCGGCTCGGTGAAAACGAGAATTCTCGGCAGATACAGCGAAGAGCAGCTTGAGGAAATGGCGCGCTCGATTCCGGCTGGAAGGATAGGGACGGCTGAGGATGTTGCGCACACCGTCGCTTTTCTCGCTTCAAGGGAGGCGGACTACATCAACGGCGCATCAATCAACGTCTCCGGCGGACTCCTGATGTACTGA